A window from Tenacibaculum singaporense encodes these proteins:
- a CDS encoding helix-turn-helix domain-containing protein, with protein sequence MAVYLIQHITNNNTTINLAITFYSKLQQTLLKKCINCWIDHKKNSVFFLIKAPNKNSIRKLYYKSINLRPHKITSVNNHLVFAFLKSIQKLKAIQSKSLYTSQKHSVFFLAKTFNKKVFFLNKVKTIESLPFKKAIIQNLITSYEGHQIETNENIIASFHSIKNALGCTVSILDKLNKRTDNSSTKIILYTSLHNDNKTILSEIIPKLTKLLFLVKKKEQLIISSKKLNMHPSLSSLKKIYWLNSEKESFILSLIDILSKNYHKPKFKVSDICSLMMMSKTKLYRNCKDITGKSINQLLKEFRLLKSIDSITMSSSAINQISIDVGFNSSSYFSNCFKKKFGICPKELSKQKNSLGLFPNNIQFS encoded by the coding sequence ATGGCTGTTTATTTGATTCAACATATAACCAACAACAACACTACTATTAATTTAGCTATCACCTTTTATTCTAAACTTCAGCAAACTCTTCTTAAAAAATGTATCAACTGTTGGATTGACCACAAAAAGAACAGTGTTTTTTTTCTAATAAAAGCACCTAACAAAAACTCAATCCGAAAATTATACTACAAATCTATTAACCTACGTCCTCACAAAATAACATCCGTAAATAACCATTTAGTTTTTGCTTTCTTAAAGAGTATACAAAAACTTAAAGCAATACAATCTAAATCACTCTACACATCACAAAAACATTCAGTCTTTTTTTTAGCCAAAACATTTAATAAAAAAGTGTTCTTTCTAAACAAAGTAAAAACTATTGAATCTTTACCGTTTAAAAAAGCTATTATTCAAAACCTAATAACTTCTTACGAAGGACATCAAATAGAAACTAACGAAAATATAATAGCTTCATTTCATTCTATTAAAAACGCCTTGGGTTGTACTGTTTCTATACTAGACAAGCTCAATAAAAGAACAGATAATAGTTCCACTAAAATTATTTTATACACATCTTTACACAACGATAATAAAACTATTCTTTCTGAAATAATTCCTAAACTAACAAAGCTGCTCTTTCTTGTAAAAAAGAAAGAACAACTGATTATTTCTTCAAAAAAATTAAACATGCATCCTTCACTTTCTAGCTTAAAAAAAATTTACTGGTTAAATTCTGAAAAAGAATCCTTCATACTTTCTTTAATAGATATACTTTCAAAGAACTATCATAAACCTAAATTTAAAGTTTCAGATATTTGCTCTTTAATGATGATGTCTAAAACCAAATTATACAGAAACTGTAAAGACATTACTGGTAAATCCATCAATCAATTATTAAAAGAGTTTAGACTTTTAAAATCTATAGACTCAATAACAATGAGCTCATCAGCTATAAATCAAATTTCAATAGATGTTGGCTTCAATAGTAGTTCTTATTTTTCTAATTGCTTTAAGAAAAAGTTTGGCATATGCCCTAAAGAACTTTCAAAACAAAAAAACTCCTTAGGTTTATTTCCTAACAACATACAATTCTCATAA